From Streptomyces zhihengii, the proteins below share one genomic window:
- a CDS encoding fibronectin type III domain-containing protein yields the protein MQRPPTPAVLACTALFLLAACGGEDKDTDPPTTPAGLSAQAGSATSVHVMWDHSTDDTAVTGYEVYEQGKRVKTLPGAKHMTDVEGLTPKTAYRFTVRARDAAGNLSAPSAAVAVTTPEAAPDDRTAPTAPLRPRGTVDGSRAVTLTWGASRDDTAVTAYDIYQEDARVHSVPGGETTAKVTNLRPGTVYTFTVRARDASENSSPDSPAVDLTTAPAPGDGPGTAPAGLEATAAEGRIDLSWTPPDTGAPVKEHQLFLNGKMATTIVWGAQPAGPRVSYTMTVTDPPGTRYSIKLRARLPDGTWGDFSAQRTVVVPG from the coding sequence GTGCAACGTCCCCCCACACCGGCCGTGTTGGCCTGCACCGCCCTCTTCCTCCTCGCCGCCTGCGGTGGCGAGGACAAGGACACCGATCCCCCCACCACGCCCGCCGGCCTCAGCGCCCAGGCCGGCAGCGCCACCTCCGTCCACGTCATGTGGGACCACTCCACCGACGACACCGCCGTCACCGGCTACGAGGTCTACGAGCAGGGCAAGCGGGTGAAGACCCTCCCCGGCGCCAAGCACATGACCGACGTCGAGGGCCTCACCCCGAAGACCGCGTACCGCTTCACCGTCCGGGCCCGGGACGCCGCGGGCAACCTGTCCGCACCGAGCGCCGCCGTCGCCGTGACCACCCCCGAGGCCGCGCCCGACGACCGCACGGCCCCCACCGCGCCGCTCCGGCCGCGCGGCACCGTGGACGGCAGCCGCGCCGTCACGCTCACCTGGGGCGCGTCCCGGGACGACACCGCGGTCACCGCGTACGACATCTACCAGGAGGACGCCCGCGTCCACAGCGTCCCCGGCGGCGAGACCACGGCCAAGGTCACCAACCTGCGCCCCGGCACCGTCTACACCTTCACCGTGCGGGCCCGGGACGCCTCCGAGAACTCCTCCCCGGACAGCCCCGCCGTCGACCTGACCACGGCCCCGGCCCCCGGCGACGGACCGGGCACCGCACCGGCCGGTCTGGAGGCGACGGCGGCCGAGGGGCGCATCGACCTCTCCTGGACCCCGCCCGACACCGGAGCGCCGGTCAAGGAGCACCAGCTCTTCCTCAACGGGAAGATGGCGACGACCATCGTGTGGGGAGCCCAGCCGGCCGGCCCCCGCGTCTCGTACACGATGACGGTCACCGACCCCCCGGGCACCCGGTACAGCATCAAGCTCCGCGCCCGCCTCCCCGACGGCACCTGGGGCGACTTCTCGGCCCAGCGCACGGTGGTGGTCCCCGGCTGA
- a CDS encoding serine/threonine-protein kinase: MQQGTVLGGRYTLGRLLGNGGMGEVREAADGLTGATVAVKTMLPRVDDAEGARRFAREMEAMQRANSRYVVGLLDSGTHGDTAYLVMEYVDGRSLDRLLADGRSWSVPETVLMLWQLAKGLAHAHRHDILHRDVKPGNIMVVAEKEAKLCDFGIAKLLGDHSATDLTGAGVVGTPAYLAPERWAPGAVDTTLSDMYALGCVAYELLAGQHVFARERSQGDLRELHAQARPRPLHTLRSDLPHALQRLVEALLAKHPEDRPSADFTAAVLEVPPLRALGESAAAARMREYAAESDRQAAAADGLRRSGSLEEARREYRTIVRRRTLLQGPDDDSTLRARQAMADCLWAMNDAEGSIRLCREIAADWARTFGDTGADAIATLQALAFRLGVNGRHAEALEYLERIARARAETRGDSPVTFTAEHHWADCLLKCGRAAEAATVLRRVVTGRAQVLGADDAETVRSALLLSEALLACGEPAEALELLRQLAARGPGSPVHTEAGPQGLRERIEAAERAGRGRGFFRRRGV, encoded by the coding sequence ATGCAGCAGGGCACGGTGCTGGGCGGCCGTTACACGCTCGGGCGCCTCCTGGGCAACGGCGGCATGGGCGAGGTGCGGGAGGCGGCCGACGGGCTGACCGGCGCCACCGTCGCGGTGAAGACCATGCTGCCCCGGGTCGACGACGCGGAGGGCGCCCGGCGCTTCGCCCGCGAGATGGAGGCGATGCAACGGGCCAACAGCCGCTATGTGGTGGGCCTGCTGGACTCGGGCACCCACGGGGACACCGCGTACCTGGTCATGGAGTACGTCGACGGCCGCAGCCTCGACCGGCTGCTCGCCGACGGGCGCTCCTGGTCGGTGCCCGAGACCGTCCTGATGCTGTGGCAGCTCGCCAAGGGGCTGGCCCACGCCCACCGGCACGACATCCTCCACCGGGACGTCAAACCGGGGAACATCATGGTGGTGGCCGAGAAGGAGGCCAAGCTCTGCGACTTCGGGATCGCGAAGCTCCTGGGCGACCACAGCGCCACCGACCTCACCGGGGCGGGCGTCGTGGGCACCCCCGCCTATCTCGCCCCCGAGCGCTGGGCGCCCGGCGCCGTGGACACCACCCTCAGCGACATGTACGCACTGGGCTGCGTCGCCTACGAACTGCTCGCCGGACAGCATGTGTTCGCGCGTGAACGGTCCCAGGGCGACCTGCGGGAGCTGCACGCGCAGGCGAGGCCGCGCCCGCTGCACACCCTGCGGAGCGATCTCCCGCACGCGCTCCAGCGGCTGGTGGAGGCGCTGCTCGCCAAGCATCCGGAGGACCGCCCCTCGGCCGACTTCACGGCCGCCGTGCTGGAGGTGCCGCCGCTGCGCGCCCTCGGCGAGTCGGCGGCCGCGGCGCGGATGCGCGAGTACGCCGCCGAGAGCGACCGGCAGGCGGCGGCGGCCGACGGCCTGCGCAGGTCGGGCAGCCTGGAGGAGGCGCGGCGGGAGTACCGCACCATCGTGCGGCGGCGCACCCTGCTCCAGGGCCCGGACGACGACAGCACCCTGCGGGCCCGGCAGGCGATGGCCGACTGCCTGTGGGCCATGAACGACGCCGAGGGGTCGATCCGGCTGTGCCGCGAGATCGCCGCCGACTGGGCCCGCACCTTCGGCGACACGGGCGCGGACGCGATCGCCACGCTCCAGGCGCTGGCCTTCCGGCTCGGGGTGAACGGGCGGCACGCCGAGGCGCTGGAGTACCTGGAGCGGATCGCCCGCGCGCGGGCCGAGACCCGGGGCGACTCCCCGGTCACCTTCACCGCCGAGCACCACTGGGCGGACTGCCTGCTCAAGTGCGGCCGTGCCGCCGAGGCCGCGACGGTGCTGCGGCGGGTGGTCACCGGCCGCGCGCAGGTGCTCGGCGCGGACGACGCCGAGACCGTCCGCAGCGCCCTGCTGCTCTCCGAGGCGCTGCTGGCGTGCGGGGAGCCGGCCGAGGCGCTGGAGCTGCTGCGTCAGCTCGCCGCGCGCGGCCCGGGGAGCCCGGTGCACACCGAGGCCGGCCCGCAGGGGCTGCGCGAGCGGATCGAGGCGGCCGAACGCGCGGGCCGCGGGCGGGGGTTCTTCCGCCGCCGGGGCGTCTGA
- a CDS encoding Hsp70 family protein: MGLRVAAAIDFGTHGSGFAWCAVNEGEEPADRRIDFFDQWKDQPVSYPKNLSALLLDDDGRVLEWGYAARRARANKVKGRFESGFKTWLKPDAEEGGTPEEAKALVAAYLRELRNRALLSITGGGFHPDDVRWCLTVPAIWDDAERNLMRQAAEEAGFPAGRERLILVTEPEAAAVYCAVDQGAGIGGDATVPTLVVDCGGGTVDIAGYRDRGDGTLEELGTPVGGKQGSDYINRRFERELARRIGPEAYRALQEREHELLALLDGFEGAKTSFRVDSDEPVRVQLSFAAGNTITRHGGLERLASSQNGVDDEIVLTADVMRTLFEGTVDPLVRQVVTQARALLADREPGEPLRIVVVGGFAQSLYVRSRLTEDVTREFGERVRVVIPPSPARAVLAGAVHYACRPEIVHSRRARSSYGAAVALPRKLFDRGEVAGLPVQRGANGRAFRLGHLQVFVRAGDSVRVGSEWRLALRPVDAADTRLLVAVYSSPDAGLKTVNSPGAQWTGEVVVDLSGPLGERDEDPVVEVTFRFGGTEIEVSARNPAGGVYSTVLNFRSEPEPEQPADAPPGPAADRLPGR, encoded by the coding sequence ATGGGGTTACGGGTGGCGGCCGCGATCGACTTCGGTACGCACGGGTCGGGCTTCGCCTGGTGCGCGGTGAACGAGGGCGAGGAGCCCGCCGACCGGCGGATCGACTTCTTCGACCAGTGGAAGGACCAGCCGGTCAGCTACCCGAAGAACCTGTCCGCGCTGCTCCTCGACGACGACGGCCGGGTCCTGGAATGGGGCTACGCGGCCCGCCGCGCCCGCGCCAACAAGGTCAAGGGCCGCTTCGAGAGCGGGTTCAAGACCTGGCTGAAGCCGGACGCGGAGGAGGGCGGCACCCCCGAGGAGGCGAAGGCGCTGGTCGCCGCCTATCTGCGGGAGCTGCGCAACCGGGCCCTGCTCTCGATCACCGGCGGCGGCTTCCACCCCGACGACGTGCGGTGGTGCCTGACCGTCCCCGCCATCTGGGACGACGCCGAGCGCAATCTGATGCGGCAGGCCGCGGAGGAGGCCGGATTCCCCGCCGGGCGGGAGCGGTTGATCCTGGTCACCGAGCCGGAGGCGGCCGCCGTGTACTGCGCGGTCGACCAGGGTGCCGGTATCGGCGGCGACGCCACCGTGCCGACCCTGGTCGTCGACTGCGGCGGCGGCACCGTCGACATCGCCGGGTACCGGGACCGCGGTGACGGCACGCTGGAGGAACTCGGCACGCCCGTCGGCGGGAAGCAGGGGTCCGACTACATCAACCGGCGCTTCGAGCGGGAGTTGGCGCGGCGGATCGGCCCCGAGGCGTACCGCGCGCTCCAGGAGCGCGAGCACGAACTGCTGGCGCTGCTCGACGGGTTCGAGGGCGCGAAGACGTCCTTCCGCGTCGACTCCGACGAACCGGTGCGCGTCCAGCTCTCGTTCGCCGCCGGCAACACCATCACCCGGCACGGCGGCCTGGAGCGGCTCGCCTCCAGCCAGAACGGCGTCGACGACGAGATCGTCCTCACCGCGGACGTGATGCGCACGCTCTTCGAGGGCACCGTCGACCCGCTGGTGCGCCAGGTGGTGACCCAGGCCCGTGCACTGCTGGCCGACCGCGAGCCCGGCGAGCCGCTGCGGATCGTGGTGGTGGGCGGCTTCGCGCAGTCGCTGTACGTCAGGTCCCGGCTGACGGAGGACGTCACCCGGGAGTTCGGCGAGCGGGTGCGCGTCGTGATCCCGCCCAGCCCGGCCCGCGCGGTCCTCGCGGGCGCCGTGCACTACGCCTGCCGGCCGGAGATCGTCCACTCGCGCCGGGCCCGCAGCTCGTACGGCGCCGCCGTCGCGCTGCCCCGGAAGCTGTTCGACCGCGGCGAGGTGGCGGGCCTCCCCGTCCAGCGGGGCGCGAACGGCCGGGCCTTCCGGCTGGGCCACCTGCAGGTGTTCGTCCGGGCCGGGGACTCGGTGCGGGTGGGGTCGGAGTGGCGGCTCGCCCTGCGGCCCGTCGACGCGGCGGACACCCGTCTGCTGGTGGCGGTCTACTCGTCGCCCGACGCCGGGCTGAAGACCGTCAACAGCCCGGGTGCCCAGTGGACGGGGGAGGTCGTCGTCGACCTGTCCGGTCCGCTCGGAGAACGGGACGAGGACCCCGTCGTCGAGGTCACCTTCCGGTTCGGCGGCACCGAGATCGAGGTGAGCGCCCGGAACCCGGCCGGCGGGGTGTACAGCACCGTGCTGAACTTCCGCTCCGAGCCGGAACCCGAGCAGCCCGCGGACGCCCCGCCCGGTCCGGCGGCCGACCGCCTCCCCGGACGCTGA
- a CDS encoding CAP domain-containing protein, whose product MSSHRAGRRSRSRSHARPKGGLARNAVLTLGAFTVAAGVGATVLTDGRGDGAADGVAAGAPDVTTATGPQGGAVPRPADTPAASASPSRSPLPGATLSPQPDRSASEAARKEAARAAEAKAAAKKKASASPTRAPATTGSGGGSQGGGDSSGSGSNSGGGSDTTPDGVEAQVLALVNKERAAAGCGPVTANAKLTKAADDYSDVMAASGVMSHTGPDGSTMTSRVEAAGYAWSTLGENIARGQADAEAVMDAWMNSPGHRANILNCSFDELGVGVHMGDGGPWWTQNFGAGR is encoded by the coding sequence ATGAGTTCCCACCGGGCCGGCAGACGGTCCCGATCCCGTTCGCACGCCCGCCCCAAGGGCGGGCTGGCCCGTAACGCCGTGCTGACGCTCGGCGCGTTCACGGTCGCGGCGGGCGTCGGTGCCACCGTCCTCACGGACGGCCGGGGGGACGGGGCGGCCGACGGTGTCGCCGCGGGCGCCCCCGACGTCACCACGGCGACGGGCCCGCAGGGCGGGGCCGTGCCGCGCCCCGCGGACACGCCCGCGGCGAGCGCGAGCCCGTCCCGGTCGCCGCTGCCCGGCGCGACGCTCTCCCCGCAGCCGGACCGCTCCGCTTCGGAGGCGGCGCGCAAGGAGGCGGCCCGGGCGGCGGAGGCGAAGGCCGCGGCGAAGAAGAAGGCGTCGGCGAGCCCGACCCGTGCTCCGGCGACGACGGGCTCCGGCGGCGGATCCCAGGGCGGCGGGGACTCGTCCGGCTCCGGTTCGAACTCCGGCGGCGGCTCGGACACGACGCCGGACGGCGTCGAGGCGCAGGTGCTGGCGCTGGTGAACAAGGAGCGCGCGGCGGCCGGCTGCGGCCCGGTGACGGCCAACGCGAAGCTCACGAAGGCGGCCGACGACTACAGCGACGTGATGGCCGCGTCCGGCGTCATGTCCCACACCGGGCCGGACGGTTCGACGATGACCAGCCGGGTCGAGGCCGCCGGGTACGCGTGGTCCACGCTGGGCGAGAACATAGCCCGCGGGCAGGCGGACGCCGAGGCCGTGATGGACGCCTGGATGAACAGCCCCGGCCACCGGGCCAACATCCTCAACTGCTCCTTCGACGAGCTGGGCGTCGGCGTACACATGGGCGACGGCGGCCCCTGGTGGACCCAGAACTTCGGCGCCGGGCGCTGA
- a CDS encoding GNAT family N-acetyltransferase translates to MTIEVRPASVFADVRAVLGPKSPTANVCWCLSYRIPSRLNQELRGPARGEYTAGLCRADPPPGVLAYDGDVPVGWAAVAPRSETTFARNRKIPHVDDLPVWSLWCVRVRPGHRKSGISHHLIAGAVAFARAHGAPAVEAYPLDNGGARVDLTMAYAGLRANFERAGFTHAADTTSVLAGHPRVLMRLDLR, encoded by the coding sequence ATGACCATCGAGGTACGCCCGGCATCGGTCTTCGCGGACGTCCGCGCGGTGCTCGGCCCCAAGTCGCCGACGGCGAACGTCTGCTGGTGCCTGAGCTACCGGATCCCCTCGCGGCTCAACCAGGAGCTCCGCGGGCCGGCGCGCGGCGAGTACACGGCCGGTCTCTGCCGGGCGGACCCGCCGCCCGGGGTCCTCGCCTACGACGGCGACGTGCCGGTCGGCTGGGCGGCCGTGGCCCCGCGCTCGGAGACGACGTTCGCGCGCAACCGCAAGATCCCTCACGTCGACGACCTGCCGGTCTGGTCGCTGTGGTGCGTCCGGGTCCGCCCCGGACACCGCAAGTCCGGCATCTCCCACCATCTCATCGCCGGCGCCGTCGCATTCGCCCGCGCCCACGGCGCCCCGGCGGTCGAGGCGTACCCGCTCGACAACGGCGGTGCCCGGGTCGACCTGACCATGGCCTACGCCGGTCTCCGCGCGAACTTCGAACGCGCCGGATTCACCCACGCCGCCGACACCACCTCCGTCCTCGCCGGCCATCCCCGCGTGCTGATGCGGCTCGACCTGCGGTGA
- a CDS encoding DUF6221 family protein — protein sequence MAANADMVSFIEARLAEEEQIAREAGGQNWRCPADRPGEVCDRTSGVAFTVRGAGFDRHIALHDPARVLARIETSRVLLDEYREIAHRDTDRPADDFDSGRAVGLGFAVRQLAADYAGHPGYQARWLPRFIR from the coding sequence ATGGCCGCCAACGCAGACATGGTGTCCTTCATCGAGGCGCGGCTCGCCGAGGAGGAACAGATCGCGCGCGAGGCCGGCGGCCAGAACTGGAGATGCCCGGCCGACCGGCCCGGGGAGGTGTGCGACCGGACCTCCGGAGTGGCGTTCACCGTGCGCGGCGCCGGCTTCGACCGCCACATCGCCCTGCACGATCCCGCCCGGGTGCTGGCCCGGATCGAGACCAGCCGTGTGCTGCTGGACGAGTACCGCGAGATCGCCCACCGGGACACCGACCGCCCCGCCGACGACTTCGACTCCGGCCGCGCGGTCGGCCTCGGCTTCGCCGTCCGCCAGCTCGCGGCCGACTACGCGGGCCACCCCGGCTACCAGGCCAGGTGGCTGCCCCGCTTCATCCGCTAG
- a CDS encoding DUF4232 domain-containing protein, which yields MRTVHRAAAVLAAVTALALTAACGPAEDDGAAGAGKPTPAGSAAPSATASPSATASPSAPAPASPSASASEDGAGGDGPGDDVFPCGTAVLTFTATLAEPTTGSYLLKVTNKGSRPCRALGHPVVTFGDLDGAATERGEAPGIEDALLLAPGATAYAGLMGGPDDGGPGTTVGSIAMTMETDSDLEQTPLGAPTPGLHVSPDTNSVTPWVDNAEDALSL from the coding sequence ATGCGCACCGTACACAGAGCCGCCGCCGTCCTCGCCGCCGTCACCGCCCTCGCCCTGACCGCCGCCTGCGGGCCCGCGGAGGACGACGGGGCCGCGGGAGCCGGGAAGCCCACGCCCGCCGGCTCCGCGGCCCCCTCGGCGACCGCCTCGCCGTCGGCGACCGCGTCACCGTCGGCACCGGCACCGGCATCGCCCTCGGCATCGGCATCGGAGGACGGGGCAGGCGGCGACGGCCCGGGGGACGACGTCTTCCCGTGCGGAACGGCCGTGCTGACGTTCACCGCGACGCTCGCGGAGCCCACGACCGGCAGCTATCTGCTGAAGGTCACCAACAAGGGGTCCCGCCCCTGCCGGGCGCTCGGCCACCCCGTGGTGACCTTCGGCGACCTGGACGGGGCGGCGACCGAGCGGGGCGAGGCGCCCGGCATCGAGGACGCGCTGCTGCTCGCGCCGGGCGCGACCGCCTACGCCGGCCTCATGGGCGGTCCCGACGACGGCGGCCCCGGCACGACCGTCGGCTCGATCGCGATGACCATGGAGACGGACTCCGACCTGGAGCAGACGCCCCTCGGCGCGCCGACGCCCGGTCTCCATGTCTCGCCCGACACCAACTCCGTGACCCCGTGGGTGGACAACGCGGAGGACGCGCTGAGCCTGTAG
- a CDS encoding sensor histidine kinase translates to MRRALAGIALAVTSMVALSFLIPLALLVREQARDRVTTAAEQRAGALSPVLALTTDRADVQQAVAELGGRDRLAVRLPDGSFVGTTHAPPEALDRAVRRRETLSADTPEGWVHLQPVVLPKDRVAVVEAFVPGADLTRGVWASWGVMSLLAVGLVAGSVLVADRLGARVVRSSRGLKSASLALGSGDLDVRVEPDGPPELQEAGLAFNTMADRVAELLAVEREMVADLSHRLRTPLTALYLEADLLSGTPGARRISAAVAQLESELDSIIAAARTPLAAHPPGAAAASRTAELTEVVALRLDFWSVLAGQQDRVCERSFTPRPAPVRFGDDDLAAVVDALIGNVFRHTPQGAAFTVRVERTGGHAVLTVDDAGPGVDDPEAALTRGVSAGGTGLGLDIVARAARACDGDLRITRSPLGGARVQVSFALADA, encoded by the coding sequence ATGAGGCGGGCGCTCGCGGGCATCGCCCTGGCCGTGACGTCGATGGTGGCGCTCTCCTTCCTCATCCCGCTCGCCCTCCTCGTGCGCGAGCAGGCCCGCGACCGGGTCACCACCGCAGCCGAACAGCGCGCCGGCGCCCTGTCGCCGGTGCTGGCCCTGACCACGGACCGGGCCGACGTCCAGCAGGCCGTCGCCGAGCTCGGCGGGCGTGACCGGCTCGCCGTGCGGCTGCCCGACGGCTCCTTCGTCGGCACCACCCACGCGCCCCCAGAGGCCCTGGACCGGGCGGTCCGCCGCCGCGAGACGCTCTCCGCCGACACCCCGGAGGGCTGGGTGCACCTCCAGCCCGTGGTGCTCCCGAAGGACCGGGTCGCCGTCGTGGAGGCGTTCGTGCCGGGCGCGGACCTCACCCGGGGCGTCTGGGCTTCCTGGGGCGTGATGTCGCTGCTCGCGGTGGGCCTGGTCGCCGGCTCGGTGCTGGTGGCCGACCGCCTCGGCGCCCGGGTGGTCCGCTCCTCGCGCGGGCTCAAGAGCGCCTCCCTGGCGCTCGGCTCGGGCGACCTCGACGTACGGGTGGAGCCGGACGGGCCGCCGGAACTCCAGGAGGCCGGCCTCGCGTTCAACACCATGGCCGACCGGGTCGCCGAACTGCTGGCCGTCGAGCGCGAGATGGTCGCCGACCTCTCGCACCGGCTGCGCACCCCGCTCACCGCGCTCTACCTGGAGGCGGACCTGCTGAGCGGGACCCCCGGCGCCCGGCGCATCAGCGCCGCCGTCGCCCAGCTGGAGAGCGAGCTGGACTCCATCATCGCCGCCGCCCGTACCCCGCTCGCGGCGCACCCGCCGGGCGCCGCCGCGGCTTCTCGGACCGCCGAGCTGACGGAGGTGGTCGCGCTGCGGCTGGACTTCTGGTCGGTGCTCGCGGGACAGCAGGACCGGGTCTGCGAGCGGTCGTTCACCCCGCGCCCCGCCCCGGTGCGCTTCGGCGACGACGACCTGGCCGCCGTCGTCGACGCCCTGATCGGCAACGTCTTCCGGCACACCCCGCAGGGCGCCGCGTTCACCGTGCGGGTGGAGCGGACCGGCGGCCACGCGGTGCTGACCGTCGACGACGCGGGGCCCGGCGTCGACGACCCCGAGGCGGCCCTCACCCGGGGTGTCAGCGCCGGGGGCACCGGCCTCGGCCTGGACATCGTGGCCCGCGCGGCCCGCGCCTGCGACGGCGACCTGCGGATCACCCGCTCCCCGCTGGGCGGGGCGCGGGTGCAGGTCTCCTTCGCCCTCGCCGACGCCTGA
- a CDS encoding response regulator transcription factor codes for MASVLVVEDDPVIRAALIEVLTGQGYAVRTTHQGFEALREVTQDPPDIVVLDLGLPDLDGLDVLRMIRGISRVPVLVATARDEDTEIIRLLNAGADDYMVKPFSGGQLAARIAAVLRRSVPAGADRDRRQVVQVGELRIDPLARTAHLGERELTLTRREFDLLAYLAANADQVMSRKRILADVWQQPYVEDQTVDVHLSALRRKLGEKPSDPRYLHTVRGIGIKLVTAP; via the coding sequence ATGGCCTCCGTACTTGTCGTCGAGGACGACCCCGTGATCCGCGCGGCCCTGATCGAGGTGCTGACCGGGCAGGGCTACGCGGTCAGGACCACCCACCAGGGCTTCGAGGCGCTGCGCGAGGTCACCCAGGACCCGCCGGACATCGTGGTCCTGGACCTCGGGCTGCCCGATCTGGACGGGCTCGACGTGCTCCGGATGATCCGGGGCATATCCCGCGTCCCGGTGCTGGTCGCCACCGCCCGGGACGAGGACACCGAGATCATCCGGCTGCTCAACGCGGGTGCCGACGACTACATGGTCAAACCGTTCTCCGGCGGCCAGCTCGCCGCCCGCATCGCGGCGGTGCTGCGCCGCTCCGTCCCCGCGGGGGCCGACCGCGACCGCCGGCAGGTGGTGCAGGTCGGCGAACTGCGGATCGACCCGCTGGCCCGCACCGCGCACCTCGGAGAACGCGAACTCACCCTCACCCGGAGGGAGTTCGACCTCCTCGCCTATCTCGCCGCCAACGCGGACCAGGTGATGTCGCGCAAGCGGATCCTCGCCGACGTGTGGCAGCAGCCCTACGTGGAGGACCAGACCGTCGACGTCCATCTCTCCGCGCTGCGCCGCAAACTGGGCGAGAAGCCGTCGGACCCCCGGTATCTGCACACAGTGCGCGGTATCGGCATCAAACTGGTCACCGCGCCATGA
- a CDS encoding TIGR03086 family metal-binding protein: MTDATETTGPSGTTLPDLAAAAAGVAALLPGVRDDRLDDPTPCPDYAVREMLAHLLGLATAFRDAAAKETGPTTATSPDASRPVLAGDWRTALPERLAELTAAWRRPDAWEGMTQAGGVTLPGAVAGRVALNELVVHGWDLAVATGQPYDVDEASLAVSREMLTPTGDDSMRDAIFGPVVPVPEGAPLLHRIVGLSGRRPDWSAAHPA; this comes from the coding sequence ATGACTGACGCAACCGAGACGACCGGTCCCTCCGGGACGACGCTCCCCGATCTCGCCGCCGCGGCGGCGGGTGTCGCCGCGCTGCTGCCCGGAGTGCGCGACGACCGCCTGGACGATCCGACCCCGTGCCCCGACTACGCGGTGCGCGAGATGCTCGCCCACCTCCTCGGTCTGGCGACGGCCTTCCGCGACGCCGCGGCGAAGGAGACCGGGCCGACGACGGCGACCTCGCCGGACGCGTCCAGGCCGGTGCTCGCCGGGGACTGGCGGACGGCACTGCCGGAGCGCCTCGCCGAGCTGACGGCGGCCTGGCGGCGGCCGGACGCCTGGGAGGGCATGACCCAGGCGGGCGGGGTGACCCTGCCCGGCGCGGTCGCGGGGCGGGTCGCGCTGAACGAACTGGTCGTGCACGGCTGGGACCTGGCCGTCGCCACGGGCCAGCCGTACGACGTGGACGAGGCGAGTCTCGCGGTGTCGCGGGAGATGCTGACGCCGACGGGCGACGACTCGATGCGGGACGCCATCTTCGGGCCGGTGGTACCCGTGCCCGAGGGCGCGCCCCTGCTCCACCGGATCGTGGGGCTGAGCGGCCGTCGCCCGGACTGGAGCGCCGCGCACCCGGCGTGA